From one Mytilus edulis chromosome 1, xbMytEdul2.2, whole genome shotgun sequence genomic stretch:
- the LOC139486957 gene encoding uncharacterized protein isoform X1, with translation MVIYCSWLHVVYAIIIYIDITNSSIIRIRSVGKPEFRPPRKNCLDFCVFTNCNRGHCVLDSRTCFASCVCPVNTTGRWCDIEIDDIKNHTRSSDHFMSRRRHTATKQDDRVPNSSFTDRLFVPVTDPNRYNETSEGNATIHNNPENFQSRQTLWNECRNTCQNGGKCVESYIESYNYTCSDLNSNCGGGLTCERGVCIKIEPKTKSEGKRKSFFCLCEFGYTGSFCDERCTRDCGLHGSCKIIDKINGTSKCKCDSDFTGPYCTTKIVAPNEDEILYHWYVTGVCVAIGSLLIGLMVILPYCIWKKRRLFVMKILHYFQHYEDDDGKSYDAFISYKSSKTDQDFVLKQLYPKLELEMGYKLCLHFRDFTPGDVIANNIIRAVEDSRRTIMVISKSYIESEWCRLEYQKAQHEMLKMKHRIIPVILEEISNLKIDKNLKAILSSVTYIEWPGESDSKKLEKFWKQLKLSMPKKQTSSSSEHISSISSSESKSTDISSCSDSISSSYNSHVSIQPCDSVSSDDYLSHHQSSKRIRTLLRNPFRLNISSDNFRKLNRACSSDSGISSPVTPSPSSVSPLINKDLNPLLPRKHVDIRHNNSKGLIQKQHFQNQLNEKGNSLNLHPENHFGTGSTKIHSIPDVCRTSSERRKKSNGFNIVVSENGSLSKHYGSIHNVNSCQTCIFNQEVSNEFLEQIPSKCHTQCTTCILNSDDINENIRQPVSYESGRIAEVATEKVLNTSSFTERTKTL, from the exons ATGGTTATTTATTGTTCTTGGCTGCATGTAGTATATGCgattattatttatattgatataacaaattcTTCAATTATTCGTATACGATCTGTTGGAAAACCCGAATTTCGACCGCCTCGAAAAAATTGTTTAGACTTTTGtgtttttacaaattgtaaccGTGGACATTGTGTCTTGGATAGTCGTACATGTTTTGCAAGCTGTGTTTGTCCTGTGAATACTACTGGAAGATGGTGTGACATCGAAATAGATGACATAAAAAATCATACTAGGTCAAGTGATCATTTCATGTCTCGCCGTCGCCATACTGCTACAAAACAAGATGACAGAGTTCCGAACAGCTCTTTCACGGATCGGTTATTTGTACCAGTAACCGATCCAAACCGATACAACGAAACATCTGAAGGAAATGCAACAATTCATAACAATCCCGAAAACTTTCAAAGTCGACAAACGTTATGGAATGAATGTCGCAATACTTGTCAAAATGGAGGGAAATGTGTTGAAAGTTACATAGAGAGTTATAATTATACTTGCTCTGATTTAAATTCCAATTGTGGTGGAGGCTTGACATGTGAACGGGGTGTGTGCATAAAAATTGAACCAAAAACTAAATCAGAAGGGAAACGGAAgagttttttttgtctttgtgaATTTGGCTATACTGGTTCCTTTTGTGATGAAAGATGTACGAGAGATTGTGGACTGCATGGGAGCTGTAAAATAATTGACAAAATAAATGGCACCTCTAAATGCAAGTGCGATTCTGATTTCACTGGACCCTACTGTACAACCAAAATAGTTGCTCCAAATG aagacGAAATACTGTACCACTGGTACGTGACTGGGGTGTGTGTTGCCATAGGTTCACTCCTTATTGGCCTGATGGTTATATTACCTTACTGTATTTGGAAAAAGAGAAGACTGTTTGTTATGAAgattttacattattttcaaCATTACGAAGATGATG ATGGGAAAAGTTATGACGCTTTCATCTCATACAAGTCTTCAAAGACAGATCAAGATTTCGTATTGAAACAGTTGTATCCGAAACTAGAGCTAGAAATGGGATACAAGCTTTGTCTGCACTTCAGGGACTTTACTCCAGGAGATG TAATTGCAAACAATATCATCAGAGCTGTTGAAGATAGCAGGAGAACAATCATGGTTATTTCAAAGAGTTATATTGAGAGTGAATGGTGTCGACTTGAATATCAGAAAGCACAACatgaaatgttaaaaatgaaACATAGAATAATTCCAGTTATACTTGAGGAAATATCGAACTTGAAAATTGACAAGAACTTAAAGGCTATATTAAGTAGTGTTACGTACATTGAATGGCCAGGCGAATCTGATTCCAAAAAGCTAGAAAAGTTCTGGAAGCAACTAAAGCTTTCAATGCCTAAAAAGCAAACAAGTTCTTCCTCGGAACACATAAGTTCAATAAGTTCTTCAGAGAGTAAGTCAACAGATATTTCATCATGTAGTGATAGTATTTCATCGAGCTACAACAGCCATGTCTCGATTCAACCGTGCGACTCGGTCAGTTCCGATGATTACTTGTCGCATCATCAAAGCTCAAAACGAATCCGGACGTTACTACGAAATCCGTTCCGATTGAATATCTCATCCGATAATTTTAGAAAACTCAATCGTGCTTGCTCAAGTGACTCTGGTATATCAAGTCCTGTGACACCTAGTCCATCTTCCGTTTCGCCATTGATTAATAAAGATTTGAATCCTTTATTACCTCGTAAACATGTGGATATTCGACACAATAATTCAAAAGGCTTAATACAAAAGCAACATTTTCAAAATCAACTGAATGAAAAGGGCAACAGTTTAAATTTGCATCCGGAAAACCATTTTGGTACTGGATCGACGAAGATACATTCAATACCGGATGTGTGCAGAACTTCTAGCGAGAGGAGAAAGAAATCGAACGGCTTCAATATTGTTGTGTCAGAAAATGGCAGCTTGTCGAAGCATTATGGGAGTATACACAATGTTAATAGTTGTCAGACATGTATTTTCAATCAAGAAGTTAGCAACGAATTTCTAGAACAAATACCTTCGAAATGTCATACTCAATGTACTACATGTATTCTAAATAGTGATGATATCAATGAAAACATTAGACAGCCAGTGTCATATGAGAGTGGACGAATCGCTGAGGTCGCCACGGAGAAAGTTCTTAATACGTCTTCTTTCACCGAAAGAACAAAAACACTTTGA
- the LOC139486957 gene encoding uncharacterized protein isoform X2, translated as MEFILEQDIMTLYEDEILYHWYVTGVCVAIGSLLIGLMVILPYCIWKKRRLFVMKILHYFQHYEDDDGKSYDAFISYKSSKTDQDFVLKQLYPKLELEMGYKLCLHFRDFTPGDVIANNIIRAVEDSRRTIMVISKSYIESEWCRLEYQKAQHEMLKMKHRIIPVILEEISNLKIDKNLKAILSSVTYIEWPGESDSKKLEKFWKQLKLSMPKKQTSSSSEHISSISSSESKSTDISSCSDSISSSYNSHVSIQPCDSVSSDDYLSHHQSSKRIRTLLRNPFRLNISSDNFRKLNRACSSDSGISSPVTPSPSSVSPLINKDLNPLLPRKHVDIRHNNSKGLIQKQHFQNQLNEKGNSLNLHPENHFGTGSTKIHSIPDVCRTSSERRKKSNGFNIVVSENGSLSKHYGSIHNVNSCQTCIFNQEVSNEFLEQIPSKCHTQCTTCILNSDDINENIRQPVSYESGRIAEVATEKVLNTSSFTERTKTL; from the exons aagacGAAATACTGTACCACTGGTACGTGACTGGGGTGTGTGTTGCCATAGGTTCACTCCTTATTGGCCTGATGGTTATATTACCTTACTGTATTTGGAAAAAGAGAAGACTGTTTGTTATGAAgattttacattattttcaaCATTACGAAGATGATG ATGGGAAAAGTTATGACGCTTTCATCTCATACAAGTCTTCAAAGACAGATCAAGATTTCGTATTGAAACAGTTGTATCCGAAACTAGAGCTAGAAATGGGATACAAGCTTTGTCTGCACTTCAGGGACTTTACTCCAGGAGATG TAATTGCAAACAATATCATCAGAGCTGTTGAAGATAGCAGGAGAACAATCATGGTTATTTCAAAGAGTTATATTGAGAGTGAATGGTGTCGACTTGAATATCAGAAAGCACAACatgaaatgttaaaaatgaaACATAGAATAATTCCAGTTATACTTGAGGAAATATCGAACTTGAAAATTGACAAGAACTTAAAGGCTATATTAAGTAGTGTTACGTACATTGAATGGCCAGGCGAATCTGATTCCAAAAAGCTAGAAAAGTTCTGGAAGCAACTAAAGCTTTCAATGCCTAAAAAGCAAACAAGTTCTTCCTCGGAACACATAAGTTCAATAAGTTCTTCAGAGAGTAAGTCAACAGATATTTCATCATGTAGTGATAGTATTTCATCGAGCTACAACAGCCATGTCTCGATTCAACCGTGCGACTCGGTCAGTTCCGATGATTACTTGTCGCATCATCAAAGCTCAAAACGAATCCGGACGTTACTACGAAATCCGTTCCGATTGAATATCTCATCCGATAATTTTAGAAAACTCAATCGTGCTTGCTCAAGTGACTCTGGTATATCAAGTCCTGTGACACCTAGTCCATCTTCCGTTTCGCCATTGATTAATAAAGATTTGAATCCTTTATTACCTCGTAAACATGTGGATATTCGACACAATAATTCAAAAGGCTTAATACAAAAGCAACATTTTCAAAATCAACTGAATGAAAAGGGCAACAGTTTAAATTTGCATCCGGAAAACCATTTTGGTACTGGATCGACGAAGATACATTCAATACCGGATGTGTGCAGAACTTCTAGCGAGAGGAGAAAGAAATCGAACGGCTTCAATATTGTTGTGTCAGAAAATGGCAGCTTGTCGAAGCATTATGGGAGTATACACAATGTTAATAGTTGTCAGACATGTATTTTCAATCAAGAAGTTAGCAACGAATTTCTAGAACAAATACCTTCGAAATGTCATACTCAATGTACTACATGTATTCTAAATAGTGATGATATCAATGAAAACATTAGACAGCCAGTGTCATATGAGAGTGGACGAATCGCTGAGGTCGCCACGGAGAAAGTTCTTAATACGTCTTCTTTCACCGAAAGAACAAAAACACTTTGA